Part of the Eshraghiella crossota genome is shown below.
AATCCATCCATTCCTAAATTTTCCCGATTAACTTAAAAATAAATATTTTCAAACATGCCTGTTATGCAGAAGATACTCCATAACATAGTTTTCTCTCAATACCCACGGAAACTTTTCGTAATCCTTTATGCCGGAATTAATTGCAAAGGCTTCCTTAAGGGTAAGCCAGACAGGAACGTAGTCTCCATTATGTACTTCGCTTTTTCCGGTAACACAGCAGGTAAAATAATGGGACAGCATTACCACAGTCCCGGTCTTTTTACGGAGCTCCTTTACGGTTCCGAAATCTCTTATGGTTCCACCGGCTATTTCATAACCGGTCTCCTCCATAACTTCCCTGCAAAGTGTTTTTGAAAGGTTCTCTCCATTTTCCTGTCCGCCGCCCGGGAACTTGAAATCGCCCTCAGGTCCGCGGACAAGTAAAAATCTGTCGCCATCCTTAATAATGGCTCTTGCTGCCTTTCTTTCCTTAAATGTATCAAACGAAATATAATTATCTATTTCTATTTCAATCTGCATTTAGGAACCACCTCCCAAACCAAATGGTACTATGATTCTATTTTAACACACTTTTCATACTTTTTACATAATCATATATGTGGGAAATACAATTTTCTCCATATTCCGCACATTTATTTACAATGGCAGAACCGACTATAACGCCGTCGGCATATTTT
Proteins encoded:
- a CDS encoding NUDIX domain-containing protein, giving the protein MQIEIEIDNYISFDTFKERKAARAIIKDGDRFLLVRGPEGDFKFPGGGQENGENLSKTLCREVMEETGYEIAGGTIRDFGTVKELRKKTGTVVMLSHYFTCCVTGKSEVHNGDYVPVWLTLKEAFAINSGIKDYEKFPWVLRENYVMEYLLHNRHV